One genomic window of Clostridioides sp. ES-S-0054-01 includes the following:
- the acd gene encoding N-acetylglucosaminidase, which translates to MKKKAALATLAMLPLSVVNAHADGDIGIVTINYLNVRNEPTAESSIAFVAKKDDKVLIKDSSNGWYKIKAESGQEGWASSKYIAKSNSGSLRMSTNKEKQVTSNSLNMRNGAGTSYRVITVLKKGQKVEVISESNGWSKIKYDGRLGYVSSSYLGDVSNSTNKSKTKQVNTTSLNVRSGPNTSYGLLGKLPKGSKVEVISESNGWSKIKYNGKDAYVSSMYLSDVSQSNSSDSSQSNDKKSTNKVVNTASLNVRSGPGSTYSKLGKVYKGSKVTVLSESSGWAKINFNNKEAFVVGNYLSTSTGTSNNNSNSNSDSSSNNNGNDSSSSGQVNGMSGISGAKIDYKSLSYTLESHISKQVEKAVAGGNVIAPSNRRSTPSPEFSTFSAQRTSSFVNASSSDIEYYLNPKNFTNTTKGMMQFLKINSYRGGISESSLNSYLNGLSSSVFKNQGAAFINAAKKYNIDVVYLVSHAMWETAYGKSTLAQGQTLTSYKGQPLSKPVKVYNFFGIGAIDKSANVSGAEAAYSNGWTSVEATIDGSAKWISQNYVNSSKYNQNTIYKMKWNYDYTWHQYATDVNWANGISGIMENLIGLYGGGSNLVFEVPQYK; encoded by the coding sequence GTGAAGAAAAAAGCAGCTTTAGCAACATTAGCTATGTTACCCTTAAGTGTGGTAAATGCACATGCTGATGGAGATATAGGTATAGTGACTATAAATTATTTAAATGTAAGAAATGAACCAACTGCCGAAAGTAGTATAGCCTTTGTTGCTAAAAAAGATGATAAAGTTTTGATTAAAGACTCTTCTAATGGATGGTATAAAATAAAAGCTGAATCTGGACAAGAAGGTTGGGCTTCATCAAAATATATAGCAAAATCAAATAGTGGCTCTTTAAGAATGTCTACAAATAAAGAAAAACAAGTTACTTCAAATAGTTTAAATATGAGAAATGGAGCAGGTACAAGTTACAGAGTAATAACTGTACTAAAAAAAGGTCAAAAAGTAGAAGTAATATCAGAGAGTAATGGATGGTCTAAAATCAAATATGATGGAAGATTAGGTTATGTATCTAGCTCTTATTTAGGAGATGTTTCAAACTCAACTAATAAATCAAAAACTAAACAGGTAAATACAACTTCACTAAATGTGAGAAGTGGACCAAATACAAGTTATGGTTTGTTAGGTAAGTTGCCAAAAGGAAGTAAAGTAGAAGTAATATCAGAAAGTAACGGATGGTCCAAAATAAAGTATAATGGAAAAGATGCATATGTATCTAGTATGTACTTATCAGATGTAAGCCAAAGTAATTCAAGTGATTCTAGTCAAAGCAATGATAAAAAAAGTACTAATAAGGTTGTAAATACAGCTTCTTTAAACGTAAGAAGTGGACCAGGTTCTACATATAGTAAGTTAGGAAAGGTTTATAAAGGAAGTAAGGTAACTGTATTATCAGAAAGTAGTGGATGGGCTAAGATTAATTTTAATAATAAAGAAGCCTTTGTAGTAGGTAATTATTTATCTACTTCAACAGGTACATCAAATAATAACTCAAATAGCAACTCTGATAGTAGTTCTAATAATAATGGTAATGATTCTTCATCATCAGGTCAAGTAAATGGTATGTCAGGTATAAGTGGGGCTAAAATTGATTATAAATCTTTGAGTTATACTTTGGAGTCTCATATAAGTAAACAAGTTGAAAAGGCAGTAGCAGGAGGAAATGTGATAGCACCAAGTAACAGGAGAAGCACTCCAAGTCCTGAATTTAGTACTTTTTCAGCCCAAAGAACAAGCTCATTTGTAAATGCAAGTTCAAGTGATATAGAATATTATTTAAATCCTAAAAACTTTACAAATACTACTAAGGGTATGATGCAGTTTTTAAAGATTAACAGTTACAGAGGAGGTATCTCAGAATCAAGTCTTAACTCGTATCTTAATGGTTTATCTTCTAGTGTATTTAAAAATCAGGGAGCAGCATTTATAAATGCTGCCAAGAAGTATAATATAGATGTTGTATACTTAGTATCTCATGCTATGTGGGAAACTGCTTATGGTAAGTCTACACTTGCACAAGGTCAGACACTAACATCTTATAAGGGTCAACCCCTTAGTAAACCAGTTAAAGTATACAATTTTTTTGGGATAGGAGCAATAGATAAAAGTGCTAATGTTTCAGGTGCAGAAGCAGCATATTCCAATGGTTGGACTAGTGTAGAAGCTACAATAGATGGCTCTGCAAAGTGGATATCACAAAATTATGTAAATAGTTCTAAGTACAATCAGAATACTATCTACAAGATGAAGTGGAATTATGATTATACATGGCATCAGTATGCAACTGATGTAAACTGGGCTAATGGAATTTCTGGAATTATGGAGAATTTAATTGGTCTTTATGGAGGAGGAAGTAATTTGGTTTTTGAAGTTCCTCAATATAAGTAG
- a CDS encoding ribosomal L7Ae/L30e/S12e/Gadd45 family protein produces the protein MKNNKEKVLSFLGLATRAGKIVSGDDSTLLDLKKGKVNLILIAEDASNNTKKLFKDKSTFRNIPYLFFSTKEEIGFAIGKSPRAVVGIKDENFSKKIIELIEI, from the coding sequence ATGAAAAATAATAAAGAAAAAGTACTTTCGTTCTTAGGGCTCGCAACTCGTGCAGGGAAAATAGTGTCTGGTGATGATTCAACTTTGCTTGACCTTAAAAAAGGAAAAGTAAATTTAATTTTAATAGCAGAAGATGCATCAAATAATACCAAAAAACTTTTTAAAGATAAATCAACTTTTAGAAATATTCCATATCTATTTTTTTCAACAAAAGAGGAAATAGGATTTGCAATAGGAAAATCTCCAAGAGCAGTTGTAGGAATAAAAGATGAAAATTTTTCTAAAAAGATAATTGAACTAATAGAAATTTAA
- the nusA gene encoding transcription termination/antitermination protein NusA: MNHEFMEALDELVVDRGIDKEILIDTIEQALLTAYKKNFGSAQNVRVEFDRDKGDIKVFSQRVVVDESDLYDTFLEIELADAREINPNYELGDIIEHEVTPKNFGRIAAQTAKQVVVQRIREAEREIVYNEFIEKENEIVTGEVARANKNVVYVNLGRIEGIMTQSEQIPFENYRAGQKIKFYILEVKKTNKGPQIVVSRSHPGLVKRLFEEEVPEIYEGIVQIKSVAREAGSRTKMAVKSIDEKIDPIGACVGPKGLRVKNIVDELGDEKIDIIKYSEDPAEFISAALSPSKVVRVDINEDEKSALVIVPDYQLSLAIGKEGQNARLAAKLTNWKIDIKSESQAEQEMLNLENSKEIEDEDVEAEFINQEELDTSDDNFIEEE, encoded by the coding sequence ATGAATCATGAATTTATGGAAGCATTAGATGAATTAGTAGTTGATAGAGGTATAGATAAAGAGATACTTATAGACACTATAGAACAAGCTCTTTTAACTGCATACAAGAAAAACTTTGGTTCAGCACAAAATGTTAGAGTTGAGTTTGATAGAGACAAGGGAGATATAAAAGTATTTTCTCAAAGAGTTGTTGTTGATGAATCAGATTTATATGATACTTTCTTAGAGATAGAGTTGGCAGATGCTAGAGAGATAAATCCTAATTATGAATTAGGTGATATTATAGAACATGAGGTTACACCTAAAAATTTTGGAAGAATTGCAGCTCAGACAGCAAAACAAGTAGTTGTTCAAAGAATAAGAGAAGCTGAGAGAGAAATAGTGTATAATGAATTTATAGAAAAAGAAAATGAAATAGTTACAGGAGAGGTTGCTAGAGCAAATAAAAATGTTGTTTATGTAAACCTTGGAAGAATAGAAGGTATAATGACTCAAAGTGAGCAAATACCATTTGAGAATTATAGAGCAGGTCAAAAAATAAAATTCTATATACTTGAAGTTAAAAAGACTAACAAAGGACCTCAAATAGTTGTATCAAGAAGTCATCCAGGTTTAGTAAAGAGATTATTTGAAGAAGAAGTTCCTGAAATATATGAAGGAATAGTTCAAATAAAATCTGTAGCAAGAGAAGCTGGGTCAAGAACTAAAATGGCAGTAAAATCTATAGATGAAAAAATAGACCCAATTGGAGCTTGTGTTGGACCAAAAGGACTTAGAGTAAAAAATATAGTGGATGAACTTGGTGATGAAAAAATAGATATAATAAAATATAGCGAAGACCCAGCAGAGTTTATATCAGCAGCACTTAGTCCATCAAAGGTTGTTAGAGTAGATATAAATGAAGATGAAAAGTCTGCATTAGTAATCGTTCCAGATTATCAGTTATCGCTTGCTATAGGTAAGGAAGGTCAAAATGCAAGACTTGCAGCAAAATTGACTAACTGGAAAATAGATATTAAGAGCGAATCTCAAGCAGAACAAGAAATGTTAAATCTTGAAAATTCCAAAGAAATAGAAGATGAGGATGTTGAAGCTGAATTTATCAACCAAGAGGAGTTAGATACTTCAGATGATAATTTTATTGAAGAAGAGTAA
- a CDS encoding NAD-dependent protein deacylase — MDANSLKDLIANHNNIVFFGGAGVSTESNIPDFRSSTGLFSQKLNKQFTAEQLVSHTFFVRYPEEFFEFYKDKLIYPNAKPNNAHIALAKLEEMGKLKAVITQNIDGLHQMAGSKNVLELHGSVHRNYCTKCGKFFDLESMLDLGGNIPYCDNCGSIVKPDVVLYEEALDSDVITKTISAISNADLLIIGGTSLAVYPAASFIDYYKGNYIALINKANTVYDKSASLVINKPIGEVLYEAVLRQI; from the coding sequence ATGGATGCAAATAGCTTAAAAGACTTGATAGCTAATCACAATAATATTGTATTTTTTGGTGGAGCAGGTGTTTCAACTGAATCTAATATTCCAGACTTTAGAAGCTCTACTGGATTATTTAGCCAAAAACTCAATAAACAATTTACTGCTGAACAATTAGTTTCACATACTTTTTTTGTTAGATATCCAGAAGAATTTTTTGAATTTTATAAGGATAAATTAATATATCCTAATGCAAAACCCAACAATGCTCACATAGCTTTAGCAAAACTTGAAGAAATGGGTAAACTTAAAGCTGTCATAACTCAAAATATTGATGGACTTCATCAAATGGCTGGAAGTAAAAATGTCTTAGAGCTTCATGGCTCTGTACATAGAAATTATTGTACTAAATGTGGTAAATTTTTTGACTTAGAATCTATGTTAGACCTAGGTGGTAATATTCCTTACTGTGACAACTGTGGTTCTATAGTAAAACCAGATGTAGTACTTTATGAAGAAGCCCTTGATAGTGATGTCATTACTAAAACGATTTCTGCTATAAGCAATGCTGATTTACTAATTATAGGAGGTACATCATTAGCTGTATATCCAGCAGCAAGTTTTATAGATTATTACAAAGGCAACTATATTGCTCTTATTAATAAAGCAAATACAGTTTATGATAAGTCAGCTTCTCTCGTAATAAATAAACCTATTGGAGAGGTTTTATATGAGGCTGTATTAAGACAAATATAG
- a CDS encoding ribosome maturation factor RimP, with product MKKNLEATIEEIVTKITDEHGFEMVDVEYVKEAGEYYLRVYIDKEEGISLNECELVSRELSPILDEKDPIKENYFLEVSSPGLDRALKKDRDFVRYQGRDVDLKLYKPLNGCKQFEGELVGLTEDNNIKIIVNGKEMEFNRKDVAIVRLAIKF from the coding sequence ATGAAAAAAAATTTAGAAGCTACAATCGAGGAGATTGTAACTAAAATAACGGATGAGCATGGATTTGAAATGGTTGATGTTGAATATGTAAAAGAAGCAGGAGAATACTACTTAAGAGTATACATAGATAAAGAAGAAGGAATATCTTTAAATGAATGTGAATTAGTTAGTAGAGAATTAAGCCCAATACTTGATGAAAAAGACCCTATAAAAGAGAATTACTTTTTAGAGGTATCTTCTCCAGGACTTGATAGAGCATTAAAAAAAGACAGAGATTTTGTGAGATATCAAGGTAGAGATGTAGATTTAAAATTATATAAACCGTTAAATGGATGTAAACAATTTGAAGGTGAACTTGTAGGATTAACAGAAGATAATAATATAAAAATCATTGTAAATGGTAAGGAAATGGAATTTAATAGAAAAGATGTTGCTATTGTCAGATTAGCAATAAAGTTTTAG
- a CDS encoding MazG-like family protein, with protein MKLKTISLPELNNLDPTLESTFIKMGEEQGELAECIGKFRNLSGENNDLDEVDIIKKTAKELMDVAQTCVTMMFKLEEQYGINLDEIRKEHIKKLEKRGYIKNMDK; from the coding sequence ATGAAACTAAAAACTATATCTTTACCAGAGCTTAATAATTTAGACCCAACACTAGAATCTACATTTATCAAAATGGGTGAAGAACAAGGTGAATTAGCTGAATGTATAGGTAAATTCAGAAATCTAAGTGGAGAAAATAATGATTTAGATGAAGTTGATATTATAAAGAAAACTGCTAAGGAACTAATGGATGTAGCTCAAACATGTGTTACTATGATGTTTAAGCTAGAAGAACAATATGGTATTAATCTTGATGAAATACGCAAGGAGCATATAAAAAAGCTAGAAAAAAGAGGTTACATAAAAAATATGGATAAGTAA
- a CDS encoding YwaF family protein produces MFKIFLFSSEQFVSLFIFGLFLYYCPKLTKNILPYSYTVEKIICTLLVIVMALEQLLLISSGNYSTLNSLPIGINYICIYLCIAILVFKQYHLFNIFFSWSLVCSVGELIFSKNLGYEFPSLIYFIFIFSKCLIIYANIYMVDVRKFKVNRYALRDNLAICFIYFSFIFLLNTFTNSQYYYGFLSHSTTAIFTFIFVTNIMYIPALLFNRDTFILEKKKKSK; encoded by the coding sequence ATGTTTAAAATTTTTCTTTTTTCTAGTGAACAATTTGTAAGTCTCTTTATATTTGGATTATTTTTATACTATTGTCCAAAACTAACCAAAAATATTTTACCTTATAGCTACACAGTCGAAAAGATAATTTGTACACTACTTGTAATAGTTATGGCTCTAGAGCAATTATTACTTATTTCTTCAGGCAATTATAGTACTTTAAACTCTTTACCAATTGGAATTAATTATATTTGCATATACCTATGTATAGCTATACTGGTTTTTAAGCAGTATCATCTTTTTAATATATTTTTCTCTTGGAGTTTAGTTTGTTCAGTTGGAGAACTTATTTTTTCTAAAAACTTAGGTTATGAATTTCCTAGCTTAATATATTTTATATTTATCTTCTCTAAGTGCCTGATAATTTATGCAAATATCTATATGGTGGATGTTAGAAAATTTAAAGTCAATAGATATGCACTTAGGGATAACTTAGCTATTTGTTTCATTTATTTTTCATTCATATTTTTACTAAACACATTTACCAACTCACAGTACTATTATGGTTTTTTAAGCCATAGCACAACTGCTATTTTTACATTCATTTTTGTTACTAACATTATGTACATACCTGCTCTTTTATTTAATAGAGATACTTTTATACTTGAAAAAAAGAAAAAGAGTAAATAG
- a CDS encoding YlxR family protein, translating into MILKKVKKVPQRKCIACQDRDSKKELIRIVKNKEGKIFLDPTGRANGRGAYVCKSSECLKKAIKSKALNKAFKIDVPDEVYDNLLMELEEYEK; encoded by the coding sequence ATGATTTTGAAAAAAGTAAAAAAAGTGCCTCAAAGAAAATGCATAGCATGTCAAGATAGAGACTCTAAAAAAGAGCTTATAAGAATAGTTAAAAATAAAGAAGGAAAAATATTTTTAGACCCAACAGGAAGAGCTAATGGAAGAGGAGCATATGTATGTAAAAGCTCTGAATGTTTAAAAAAAGCTATAAAAAGTAAAGCGTTAAATAAAGCTTTTAAGATAGATGTTCCTGATGAAGTCTATGATAATCTACTTATGGAGTTAGAAGAATATGAAAAATAA
- a CDS encoding PolC-type DNA polymerase III, which produces MESIKEYLDKLEINNSGLGKQLKEVYINRVVYFKEDKIVYFYLTSKDIVSHELLDKFKEELMYKLDYFKDMRMKIRFTGFERKSNKDVIKKYWNNILYILKCLCPSIAGWYKQVEFLCLDEELKIKLPKGIFYERLMKKNVIYVLKTVLSEELGLDLNITIEKAVDEKVNKERLIRINDREMEERIRALEIGKVNNCEESEEESYVIKSEVDENLIYGDNANAMIENIVELNASSGTVAVVGDIFDVDTKELKNGKILMIASITDYTSSISCKLFLTDTNKDGVLESVKKGAYLKIKGDIVYDTYQREISMMISGVRKETRIEREDKSEEKRVELHAHTQMSSMDAICSVKKLVERAAKWGHSAIAITDHGVVQGFPDAMSAGKSNNIKILYGVEGYLVEDDSLIIEDANDKELSQTFVVFDIETTGFSNTNDKITEIGAVKIENFKIVDRFSELINPEKDISYKIQELTGITNELIKDKPTIEEVLPKFMEFVGDSVLVAHNAEFDTGFISQKCREQGLLYNNKKVDTLMLARVMLPNLKRHRLNVVAKELGIPLLNHHRAVDDAEATALIFNKFLQMLTEKGAKTLSDVNNILGKIDYTKLSTNHITLIAKNSVGIKNLYKIISDAHVNHFFRAPRILRSVLNEYKEGLIIGSACEAGVVFQAVKKNVSDEEMKKIIDLYDYIEVMPIDNNRFMIDKGEVKDEEELRELNRKLIDTAKKFNKIPVATGDVHFLDKHEAILRKVLKYSQGFKVDEEETYLHFRTTDEMLEEFSYLGEELAYEVVVENSNLIADMVEDIKPIPDDTYPPIIEGSDVELREMCYKKAKRIYGDPIPEIVQKRLDRELNSIISNGYAVMYIIAQKLVAKSLSDGYLVGSRGSVGSSFAATMSDITEVNPLPAHYICENEDCKYSFFYEIGEWGSGVDLPDKDCPKCGRKLAKNGHDIPFEVFLGFEGDKEPDIDLNFSGNYQPTIHKYTEELFGEGYVYRAGTIGTVAEKTAFGYARKYVEENNISVPNAEVLRLSNGCTGVKRTSGQHPGGVMVIPDYKDVYDFTPIQYPANDTSCGVITTHFDYHSISGRILKLDILGHDGPTIIRMLEDMTGINITEIPLDDKETMSLFTSTEALGVTPEEINCPIGCLAVPEFGTKFVRQMLLDTKPTTFAELVRISGLSHGTDVWVNNAQDLVREDIVGLKDVISTRDDIMNYLIFKGLPPKMSFTIMESVRKGKGLKPEHIEEMKKNNVPEWYIGSCKKIKYMFPKAHAVAYVMTSFRIAYCKVHYPEAFYATYFTTKVEDFDADLIVKGLDAIKSKINEIEALGNDATTKEKGMLTVLEVALEMYARGIKLLPVDIYKSDATEFIVVGEKTLLPPMAAIQGLGGNAAINIQNERKNGEFISKEDLRKRTKISKTVIETLTNHGSLENMSERNQLSLF; this is translated from the coding sequence ATGGAAAGTATTAAGGAATATTTAGATAAATTAGAAATTAATAATAGTGGTCTTGGAAAGCAACTTAAAGAAGTTTACATAAATAGAGTAGTTTATTTTAAGGAAGATAAGATAGTTTATTTTTACCTGACTTCTAAAGATATTGTTTCTCATGAACTTTTAGATAAATTTAAAGAAGAATTGATGTATAAACTCGACTATTTTAAAGACATGAGAATGAAGATAAGGTTTACTGGTTTTGAGAGGAAATCTAATAAAGATGTTATAAAAAAATATTGGAATAATATATTGTATATATTAAAGTGTCTTTGTCCATCTATTGCAGGATGGTATAAACAAGTAGAATTTCTTTGTTTAGATGAAGAATTAAAAATAAAACTTCCAAAAGGTATATTTTATGAGCGATTAATGAAAAAAAATGTAATTTATGTACTTAAAACTGTGCTTAGTGAAGAGCTGGGATTAGATTTAAATATAACAATAGAAAAAGCTGTTGATGAAAAAGTAAATAAAGAGAGACTTATAAGAATCAATGATAGAGAAATGGAAGAAAGAATTAGGGCTTTAGAAATTGGAAAAGTTAATAACTGTGAAGAAAGTGAAGAGGAAAGTTATGTCATTAAGTCTGAAGTGGATGAAAATTTAATCTATGGAGATAATGCAAATGCTATGATTGAAAATATAGTTGAATTAAATGCATCTTCTGGAACGGTTGCAGTTGTTGGAGACATATTTGATGTTGATACTAAAGAACTTAAAAATGGGAAAATACTTATGATAGCATCAATTACAGATTATACTAGTTCAATAAGCTGTAAGCTTTTTTTAACAGATACAAACAAAGATGGAGTACTTGAAAGTGTTAAAAAAGGAGCATACTTAAAAATCAAAGGTGACATAGTTTACGATACATATCAAAGAGAAATTAGTATGATGATTAGTGGGGTAAGAAAAGAAACTAGAATAGAGAGAGAAGATAAATCAGAAGAAAAAAGGGTAGAACTACATGCACATACACAAATGTCTTCTATGGATGCTATTTGTTCTGTTAAAAAACTTGTAGAACGTGCAGCTAAATGGGGACATTCTGCTATTGCTATAACAGACCATGGTGTTGTACAAGGATTTCCAGATGCCATGAGTGCAGGTAAGTCAAATAACATAAAAATACTTTATGGAGTAGAGGGGTACTTGGTTGAAGATGATTCCCTTATTATAGAGGATGCAAATGATAAAGAACTCTCACAGACATTTGTTGTATTTGACATAGAGACAACTGGGTTTTCCAATACAAATGATAAAATAACTGAAATTGGTGCTGTAAAAATAGAAAATTTTAAAATTGTAGATAGATTTAGCGAATTGATAAACCCTGAAAAAGATATTTCTTATAAGATACAAGAATTGACAGGAATAACTAATGAGTTAATTAAAGACAAGCCAACTATTGAAGAAGTTCTTCCTAAGTTTATGGAATTTGTTGGAGACAGTGTATTAGTAGCACATAATGCAGAGTTTGATACTGGGTTTATATCACAAAAATGCAGGGAACAAGGTTTATTATATAATAACAAAAAAGTAGATACACTTATGTTGGCAAGAGTAATGTTGCCAAACTTAAAAAGACATAGATTAAATGTTGTTGCTAAAGAGCTTGGTATACCTCTTTTAAATCATCATAGAGCAGTGGATGATGCTGAGGCTACAGCACTTATATTTAATAAGTTTTTACAGATGCTTACAGAAAAAGGTGCAAAAACTTTAAGTGATGTAAACAATATACTTGGAAAAATTGATTATACAAAGCTTAGCACAAATCATATAACCTTGATAGCAAAGAATTCTGTAGGCATAAAAAATTTATATAAAATAATTTCAGATGCACATGTAAATCATTTTTTTAGAGCACCGAGAATCCTTAGAAGTGTATTAAATGAGTATAAAGAAGGGTTAATAATTGGTTCAGCTTGTGAAGCAGGAGTGGTTTTTCAAGCTGTGAAGAAGAATGTGTCTGATGAGGAAATGAAAAAAATAATAGATTTATACGATTATATTGAAGTAATGCCTATAGATAATAATAGATTTATGATTGATAAAGGAGAAGTAAAGGATGAAGAAGAGTTAAGGGAACTTAATAGAAAGTTAATTGATACAGCTAAAAAATTTAATAAAATTCCAGTAGCTACTGGGGATGTTCATTTTTTAGATAAACATGAAGCAATCTTAAGAAAAGTTCTTAAATATTCTCAAGGATTTAAAGTAGATGAAGAAGAAACTTATTTACATTTTAGAACAACAGATGAAATGTTGGAAGAGTTTAGTTATCTTGGTGAAGAATTAGCGTATGAAGTTGTGGTTGAAAATAGCAATTTGATTGCTGATATGGTTGAAGATATAAAACCTATACCAGATGATACTTATCCTCCAATTATAGAGGGTTCGGATGTGGAGTTAAGAGAAATGTGTTATAAAAAAGCCAAACGTATCTATGGAGACCCAATACCAGAAATAGTTCAAAAAAGGCTGGATAGAGAATTAAATTCAATAATAAGCAATGGATATGCAGTTATGTATATTATAGCTCAAAAACTAGTTGCAAAATCTCTTTCAGATGGATATTTAGTTGGTTCGAGAGGTTCAGTTGGTTCATCTTTTGCAGCTACAATGAGTGATATAACAGAAGTTAATCCTCTCCCAGCACATTATATTTGTGAAAATGAAGACTGTAAATATTCATTTTTTTATGAAATAGGTGAATGGGGTTCAGGTGTTGATTTACCAGATAAGGATTGCCCGAAATGTGGAAGAAAACTTGCCAAAAACGGTCATGATATTCCGTTTGAGGTTTTCTTAGGTTTTGAAGGTGATAAAGAACCAGATATAGACTTAAATTTCTCAGGAAATTATCAGCCGACAATTCATAAATACACAGAAGAACTATTTGGAGAGGGATACGTATATAGAGCTGGTACTATAGGTACTGTAGCAGAAAAAACAGCTTTTGGATATGCAAGAAAATATGTAGAAGAAAATAATATAAGTGTACCAAATGCAGAAGTACTTAGGCTTTCAAATGGATGTACTGGAGTAAAAAGAACTTCAGGACAGCATCCTGGTGGAGTTATGGTTATACCAGATTATAAAGATGTATATGATTTTACACCTATACAGTATCCAGCAAATGATACTTCTTGTGGAGTTATAACTACTCACTTTGATTATCATTCAATAAGTGGTAGAATACTCAAACTTGATATACTTGGACACGACGGTCCTACCATTATAAGGATGCTTGAAGATATGACTGGAATAAATATAACAGAAATTCCGTTAGATGATAAAGAGACTATGTCTCTATTTACATCTACAGAAGCATTGGGTGTTACACCAGAAGAAATAAACTGTCCTATAGGTTGCCTTGCTGTACCTGAGTTTGGAACTAAGTTTGTACGACAAATGCTACTTGACACCAAACCTACTACATTTGCAGAACTTGTACGTATATCTGGTCTTTCTCATGGTACAGATGTTTGGGTAAATAATGCACAAGATTTAGTTAGAGAAGATATAGTTGGATTAAAAGATGTTATATCTACACGAGATGACATAATGAACTATTTAATATTTAAAGGATTACCTCCAAAAATGAGTTTTACAATAATGGAGAGTGTAAGAAAAGGTAAAGGTCTAAAACCAGAACACATTGAAGAAATGAAAAAAAATAATGTCCCAGAATGGTATATAGGTTCATGTAAAAAGATTAAGTACATGTTCCCAAAAGCACATGCTGTTGCTTATGTCATGACATCATTTAGAATTGCGTATTGTAAAGTTCACTATCCAGAAGCATTTTATGCTACTTATTTTACTACAAAAGTTGAGGATTTTGATGCAGATTTAATTGTTAAAGGATTAGATGCTATAAAATCGAAAATAAATGAAATTGAGGCATTGGGAAATGATGCAACTACAAAAGAAAAAGGTATGTTAACCGTTTTAGAAGTTGCTCTTGAAATGTATGCTAGAGGAATAAAATTATTACCAGTTGATATATATAAATCAGATGCGACTGAGTTCATAGTTGTAGGAGAAAAAACATTACTTCCACCAATGGCAGCAATACAAGGCTTGGGAGGAAATGCTGCTATAAATATTCAAAATGAAAGAAAAAATGGTGAATTTATATCAAAAGAAGATTTAAGAAAGAGAACAAAAATATCAAAAACGGTAATAGAAACTCTTACTAATCATGGTTCACTTGAGAATATGAGTGAGAGAAATCAACTGTCATTGTTTTAA